One genomic region from Anabaena sp. PCC 7108 encodes:
- a CDS encoding class II aldolase/adducin family protein: protein MNPTEKYKKVTVKMQTTKPNTPQIPTFTTVEEERLHRQQRLAAAFRLFSRFGFDEGVAGHITARDPENPEHFWVNPFGMHFGLIRVSDLILVNHEGEVIHGNRLVNRAAFAIHSQVHAARPDVVAAAHAHSIYGKSWSSLGRLLDPLTQDACAFYQNHSLFDDYTGVVLDPKEGRRIAQTLGNNKAIILKNHGLLTVGHSIDEAAWWFITMERSCQAQLLAESAGKPSLIKPEYASLTQSQVGSHELGWFSFQPLYEMIVRQEPDLLN from the coding sequence ATTAACCCTACAGAAAAATATAAAAAAGTAACTGTCAAAATGCAAACTACAAAGCCAAACACACCTCAAATACCAACATTTACCACCGTTGAAGAAGAACGACTACATCGCCAACAACGCCTAGCAGCAGCATTTCGCCTATTTTCCCGATTTGGGTTTGATGAAGGTGTTGCCGGTCATATAACTGCACGTGACCCGGAAAACCCAGAACATTTTTGGGTCAATCCCTTCGGAATGCACTTTGGTTTAATTCGAGTTAGCGACCTAATCTTAGTTAACCATGAAGGTGAAGTAATTCACGGCAACCGTCTAGTCAATCGGGCAGCTTTTGCCATTCATTCTCAGGTTCATGCGGCTCGTCCCGACGTAGTAGCCGCAGCCCATGCCCATTCTATCTACGGTAAAAGCTGGTCTAGTCTTGGTCGTCTCTTGGACCCACTCACCCAAGATGCTTGTGCATTTTACCAAAACCATAGCCTGTTTGATGACTATACAGGCGTTGTCCTCGACCCAAAAGAAGGACGGCGTATTGCCCAAACTTTAGGTAATAATAAAGCCATTATTCTCAAAAACCACGGCTTACTGACAGTAGGTCACTCCATTGATGAAGCTGCTTGGTGGTTCATCACAATGGAACGTTCTTGTCAAGCTCAATTATTAGCGGAATCCGCTGGGAAACCTAGCCTTATCAAACCAGAGTATGCTAGTTTGACCCAAAGCCAGGTGGGTTCCCATGAATTAGGTTGGTTTAGCTTTCAACCTTTGTATGAGATGATTGTCCGACAAGAACCCGATTTACTGAATTAA
- a CDS encoding Uma2 family endonuclease: protein MLGLLEKFSRWEELTSQSALDNVDSDQILLINGINWNIYETLLQQFENTSHYRFKYLEGTLEIMSPSRRHEFDKKLIALLLETYFIEKDIDFYPLGSTTFRREASARGIEPDECYCFDSEKSVPDLAIEVVVTSGGIDDLLIYQGLGVPEVWFWKNHQFSLYFLQGDKYEKISKSEFLPDLDLTLLASLLLSGEKPKDLISKFRKSICKDNS from the coding sequence ATGTTAGGTTTACTAGAAAAATTTAGTCGCTGGGAAGAATTAACGAGTCAATCAGCATTAGATAATGTTGATTCTGACCAAATTTTACTGATTAATGGGATTAACTGGAATATATATGAGACACTGTTACAGCAATTTGAAAATACTTCTCATTATCGCTTTAAATATTTAGAAGGTACTTTAGAAATAATGTCTCCTAGTCGTCGCCATGAGTTTGATAAAAAGCTAATTGCTTTATTATTAGAAACCTATTTTATAGAAAAAGATATTGATTTTTATCCTTTAGGATCAACTACTTTTAGAAGGGAAGCATCCGCTAGAGGTATTGAACCAGATGAATGTTATTGTTTTGATTCTGAAAAATCTGTTCCTGATCTGGCTATTGAGGTAGTTGTCACCAGTGGAGGAATTGATGATTTATTAATTTATCAAGGTTTGGGTGTACCAGAAGTTTGGTTTTGGAAGAATCATCAATTTTCGTTATATTTTCTGCAGGGTGATAAGTATGAGAAAATATCAAAAAGTGAATTTTTACCCGATTTAGATTTAACTCTGTTGGCAAGTTTGCTTTTGTCTGGCGAAAAACCAAAAGATTTAATATCAAAGTTCCGTAAAAGCATCTGTAAGGACAATTCATAA